The window GTCTAAATTTTATTCAAGATTTTAATCAAGTCTTATTTTTGGATGTCTCAGAAAATATGTTAAACGTTGTGGAAGAAAAGCTAGCGGCAGCAGTGATTAAAAATGGAAAAACAATGCTAATTGATGAAATAAGCAATTTTAGAGTAGAAGCGGACTGCATTATTGTATCGCAAGTCTTGCTGCACATTCCAGATACAGAAGCTGTTTTAACCAGTTTGTTTCATATGTTAAAGACAGAAGGTTCATTATTAATTGTAGATTTCGACAAAAATGAATTGGTTCAATCTGCATTAGTTCATAATGGCTTTGATCAAAATAAACTAGCTGATCAACTGAAAAAGCTAGGATTTTCTAAAGTTCACTCCGAAATCTTTTTTGAAAGAGATCAATTATTTATGGGACAAGCGGCATCTTTATTTTTAATGGAAGCTGTTAAATGAAAATCAGCAAGTATGAGTTTAACTTTCTCATACTTGCTGATTTTATTATTTTTTATCTGTCCAAACAGGTACAGAAGAGCCTTTTGACGTTTCTTCAATCACTTTGATGGTTTCGGGTGATTGGTAAGCTTTTACAACTTTTTTGTAGGTTTCATTGTCTTTGTCTTTATTGTTTGCCACAATAATATTAATATATGGTTTTGACGTTTCATCAATAGGTTCTAGGAAGATCGCGTCTTTTGTTGGAACAAACCCTGCATCCACAGCCATACCACTATTGATTAATGAAATTGTTGTATCTTTTAAAGCACGGGCAGTTTGAGCAGCATCTAATTCTTTAATTTCTAAGTTTAATTTATTTTCAGTAATATCTTTAACTGTAGGCGTTTGTTTGGCAGCTGGATTAACTTTAATCAAACCGGCTGTTTGTAAAAGTAATAACGCACGTCCGCCATTGGTTACATCATTAGGAATTGCAACAATATCCTTATCTTTTAATTCTTTTACATCTTTAATTTTTTCAGAATAGATTCCAAGCGGCGCAATAACAGTTTCGCCAATCGAAACTAGATCGGTTCCGCTATCTTTGTTATAGGCATCTAGAAAAATTTGATGTTGGAAAGAGTTTAAATCAATTTCTCCTGAACTTAAAGCAGAGTTTGGTTGATTATAATCAGTGAATTTTACAATGTTTAACTCAATATTCTCTTTCTTCAAACGTTCTTTTACAGAATCCCAAACCTCCGTATTTTCACCAACAACTCCAAGTTTAACAACTGTGGGTTTCTTTGTATCGGCGGCCGTATTGCTACCACTACCACAAGCAGCTATAAATCCTACACTTAAAATTAAGACTAACGCTAAGATGATTTTTTTTACATTTTTCATTTTCTTATTCCCCTTTTAATTTAAGTTTGATAAAACACATATGAATGATCTATTAATGACTAGTTTTACGAATTAAATAATTGCCGATTGCTTGACTGATAAAGACTAAGATTAAAATAATGATTGTTGCGACTAAGGTTACATCATCTTGAAAACGATTATACCCACGAGAAATAGCTAAATTTCCTAATCCCCCAGCACCAATTGCACCAGCCATCGCAGTTAAACCAATTAAATTAATGATGGTTAAAGAAGAAGCACGAATAATTCCATTTAATCCTTCTTTTAAATAAACGCGGAAAATAATTTCTAGCGGGCTAGAACCCATCGATTGTGCAGCCTCAATTACACCAGGATCAACTTCAACCAATGCATTTTGAATTTGTCTAGCAAAGAAAGGAATAGTTCCGATTGATAATGGAACGATAGCAGCTGTAGTCCCAATGGATGTTCCAACAATTAAACGTGTAAAGGGAACAATGACAGCTAGCATGATAATAAAAGGAATCGAACGGAATAGGTTAATCACTTTATCTAAAATATTGTACAACGTACGATGTTCCAGAATGCCACCACGGTCAGTAGCAACTAATATGACCCCTAACACAATACCTAAAACTCCAGCAATTAGAGCGGTCACTCCAACCATGTAGAGTGTTTGAATCGTACTTTCGATAAATTCTTCTTTCAAAGGTGGTACATTTTTAAAATAAGTGTTAATAAACTCCATAATTTTCACTCCTTAGCTAATTTGGCTCTTTTTTTGTGGGTAGGGAATTATTTTTTCTTCATGTGGAATTAAATCTACTTTGACATCTTTAGCAGCAAGATAGGCTAACGCTTTTTCACGCTTAGCTGGTTCACCAGAAAGAATTACGATTAAATTCCCAATCGGTGTATTCTGCAAAATTTCAACATTTCCAAAAAGGATACTAGTAGAAATAGTAAATTGACTATATAAATGCGAAATCAGTGGTTCACAGGTACTTTCTCCAACGTAAGAAATTTTTGCCAGAACATCATTAGGTTTTAAATCAAGTAAAGTAGGATGGTTTAAAATCGTTTCTACTCCTTGATCGACATGTGTTGCTGTGTTGATAAAGTCTTTTGTAAGAGTTTTTTTAGGTTTAGTAAAGATCGAAACGAGACTACCTTCCTCAATAACTTTGCCGTTTTCCATGACTGCAACCTTATTACAGATTTCTTTCACAACTTGCATTTCATGGGTGATAATAACGATTGTCAACGCTAATTTTTTATTTAATTCTTTTAGCAATTCAAGAATCGATAAAGTCGTTTTTGGATCCAAGGCACTAGTTGCTTCATCACAAAGGAGAACTTCTGGATCATTTGCTAATGACCGAGCGATGGCTACCCGTTGCTTTTGCCCCCCAGATAATTGAGAAGGAAAGGCATTATGTTTATCAGATAAGCCAACTAAGTCCAATAAATCACTCACCTTTTTCTGGATTTCAGTTTTAGATAGGCTAGAATTTTTTAAAGGAAAGGCAACATTATCAGCAATTGTACGAGAATCCATCAGATTAAAGTGCTGAAAAATCATGCCAATTTTCTTACGAGCGGTACGAAGATCTTTTGGCTTAAGACTAGATAAGTTTTGCTTTACCACAGTCACAGTCCCTTTTGTGGGACGTTGTAATAAATTGATTGTACGGACGAGCGTACTTTTTCCAGCTCCGCTATAGCCAACAATACCAAATACATCGCCTTTTTCTACATGTAAATCGACTTGATCGACTGCTTTAACAAGTTGCCCCTTACTTTCAAAAGTTACTTCAATATCTTTTAGTGTAATCATTTAAGTTCCTCCCATTTCCCAATAAAGCTCAAAATTGTTTATCTATTTTCATGAACACGTATTGTTTGTGTGACTAACAGAAATTCGCATCAGTCTAAAAACAAGATTGTATTTACACCTTTTCTGTTAAATAGTATTTCTACAAGAATTCTAATAGAGTATTCCACACTCCTGACTGCCTTTCAAATTAGAAAAAATAAAAAACTCTCATCCTTTTATCAAATGAATCATTCGATAAAAGGACGAGAGCTATAATTTGCTTCGTGTTACCACCTTTGTTTATAAAACTATTGCTAGTTTTACCTTAACCAGTTCTTGAAAAACTTACTTTTCGTTAAACTGTGGCGCTTTATCGGGCGCACCCGTAACAATCTAAAGTATTAAAAATTAATACAATTCAACTGTTTCACTCCAAGACCATCTTCAGTTCTCTCTCCATTACCCGCTTCCACCAACGAGGGCTCTCTATAAATGTGTTAAAAACGTACTCTTCTCTTCAATGTGAATTTAATCATATTCTCATTTATTTGTAACTTAACACTTACTATACAGGGGAACTTAAATTTTGTCAATAAAAATTTAAAAATAAAATTACGAATCAAATAAACTCTTTTAGCTAGTAAAAACCTCTCTAAATATGCTATAGTATCCATTAGATGAATTGACTTGTTAAGAGTCAGTTCATCTAATAAATCAGAGTAGGGAATGAAGCGTTAAGTGCTGAAGGGATGGGATGTTGCCTTTTGGACGAAAAGCTATCTTTTGATAGGTTGCGGTTTTATTCTTGCATTCGCTGCATAATATTTTTATGTTGGAAGCTCTTAAGAGGAGATTTTCAAAATGAACAAGAAAAAGTTAGATGCACGAGCTATTGCTATTATTGGACTTTTAATGGCCTTAGAGATTATTTTAACGCGAGTTTTCTCGTTTGAAGTACCATTCTTTAGAATTGGTATAGGCTTTTTACCAGGAGTTATGATTGCTATGATGTATGGTCCGTGGATTGCAGGGATTACAGCATTAGCAACAGATATTATCGGTATGACCTTATTGCCTAAAGCGATGTTTTTCCCAGGATTTACATTGTCAGCTGTTTTAGGAGCAGTAATTTACGGCTTGGTTTTATACAAAAAGCCTAAGTCATTAGGACGGATTATTGTTGCAGTATTACTTGTTTCAGTAATAGTTAACCTTGGTTTAAACAGTCTATGGTTATCAATGATGTACGATAAAGCGTTTATTGCAATTTTTCCTGGTCGTGTCGTATCTAATTTAATAGGTACACCATTACGTGTAGCACTGATTTATCTTGTAGTTAAAAGTCGCGTGTTGGAACGATATTTGCAGCCAGTATTATAATAAATAATAAAGAAACAAACATCCAAAAAAGGCAACCTTATCAACTATAAGGTTGCCTTTTTTTCGTTTAAAATGAATTTGGTATATACAAACTAGTATATACTATTGTATAATGAATTTGGATTCTTTAAGAAAGCGTTTTAATATAAACTTGAATTTAAAAATGGAGGTAAAAAAATGACCTATGGAATGATTGCAACTTGGCGAATGGCCTATGATGGTGTGGCAGAAATGACTAAGGAGTTGCAAAAGGGAAAAGATGCAGGAGATGCTTTAGTAGAGGCAATTAAACAAGTTGAGGATTATCCTTTTTATAAGTCAGTAGGTTATGGTGGATTGCCGAATGAGCATTGTATTTTAGAAATGGATGCAGCGTATATGGATGGAAATACTTTCGATATTGGGGCTGTTGCAGGCATTCAAGATGTGAAAAATCCGATTGCTGTGGCTCAATCTTTGAGCCATGAACGGTTTAATTCATTTTTAGTAGGTTCCGGTGCAACCAAGTATGCCAAAAATGCTGGATTTGAGTGTCAAAATATGCTGACAGAACGCGCAAAACGCTTATGGGAGCTACGAATGGAAGAGATTCAAAAGCATAACCTAAGTCCTTACGATGGACATGATACGATTGGTGCAGTTTCCTTAGATATTCACAAAAAAATGGTAGCAGGAACATCCAGTAGTGGTTTATTCATGAAAAAAAGTGGGCGGGTTGGAGATTCCCCCCTATCTGGTTCAGGATTTTATGTTGATAGTGAGATAGGCGGAGCAACGGCAACAGGCTTAGGTGAAGACTTAATGAAAGGCTGCTTAAGTTACGAGATTGTCCGTTTGATGGGAACAGGGCTGCATCCACAACAAGCTGCGGATCAGGCTGTCTATCAATTTGCTGAAAAATTAACAAAACGTAAGGGGAAAGCTGGTGCTTTTTCATTAGTTTGTATGAATAAATCAGGTGAATGGGGTGTTGCTACAAACGTAGAATTTTCATTTGTTGTAGCAACAGAACATGAAGCAGCCGAGATTTATTTGGCATATCCTGCAGAAAATCAAACAACAAGAATTGAGATTGCCTCAAAAGAATGGTTGGCAGCCTATGAAACTCGAATAAAAAAACCACTTGATTAGATAAGAGGAGTGAAGCAATTGGAAAATAAACGATTAGGAATTTACTTGGAAGTTTCTGATCAAATTCGTTCACGAATTAGTGATGGAACCTATAGTTCAGCTCAAAAACTGCCTTCAGAATATGAGTTAGCCAAAGAATATGCTGTGAGTCGCTTAACTGTTCGCAAGGCGATTGATGAGTTAATTAAACAAGACATTTTGATTAAATATAAGGGCAAAGGCACCTATATTATGACGCAACAAAAAATTCAAAGTGGTCGTGGTGGGTTACAAGGATTTACCGAGGCAGCAAAAGCGTATGGCTTAAGCTCGGAAACTAAAGTAATTGAATTTAAAAAAATAAAAAACATTCCAGAAGAGGTTCAGAAAACATTAGAGCTTGAAACTGGGCAAGAAGTCTATCATATTAAGCGTCTAAGAATTGCCAATCAAGAACCCATGACTGTTGAAGATATGTATATTGCTAAAAAATATTTGCCCACCATTACAAAAAAAATGGCGGTAGAATCACTATTTCATTTAATTGAAAAAGAGATTGCGATTGCATATTCACATCAAGAAGTTGAAGCGATATTAGTAGATGAAGCAATGGGGCAATTATTGCAAATCGATGTAGGACAGCCAATGTTATTAGTTCATTCAGTTACTTTTTCAGTGACTGGAATTCCAATTTTATATGATACTTCCTATTATCGTGCTGATAAATATACCTTTAAAAATACACTTCATCGAATTAAGTAATCTTTAGTAAGTTTATGCATGGATTTAAATGTTAGTTAGATAAATAAAATTAGTTAAATTCGAGGAGGAAGAAAAATGAGTAAGAAAAAGATTTATTTATTTTGTGATGCAGGAATGTCAACGAGTATTATGGTGAATAAAATGCAGGCAGTCGCGGATCAACATCAAATGCCTTTAGAAATCTCAGCTTATCCAGTAGCTCGTGCCATTGAAGTAGTCACAGCAGAAAAGCCAATCTGTATTTTATTAGGTCCACAAGTTCGCTTTTTATTGCCAAAAATTACAGAACAATTTGAGCCATTAGGAATTCCTGTTGGTGGCATTGATCCTGAAATCTATGGCATGATGGATGGCGAAAAGGCTTTAAAATCAGCATTAAAATTAATTAAAAGCAAGAAACAATCATCTTAATTGATTGTTTTGCTAAGTCAGATTTATCTTTTGTCAAATTGAGAGGAGAGCAAAAATGAAAAAACTTTTAGATGGGATGGAACGGGTTTTAATGCCGTTAGCTAAAATAATTGGAGAGAATAAATATTTAATTGCAATTCGTGATGGTTTTTTAATTTCTACGCCAATGCTGATTATTGGTTCCTTGTTCTTATTAATTGCAAATTTTCCTTGGACAGGCTTTGGTGACTGGATGGCAAGTTTTCTAGGTGCAGACTGGGCAACAAAAATGTCTGTTCCAGCTTCAGCTAGTTTTGATGTGATGGCTATTTTAGCTGTTGTTGGAATTGGGTATAGTTTAGCGAAGCAGTTTGATATTGATGCAATTGCATCTGGTGTGTTATCGCTAGTCTTGTTTTTTATGGTGACCCCCTTCTTTACAAATTATACAATTGAAGGTACAAATGAGATTGTTAAAGTTACAAGTTTACCTTTAGAGTGGATGGGTTCAAAAGGACTTTTCTTAGGTATTATAGTTGCATTAGTCGGAACACGAATATTTGCAGCAGTCATTAAAAAAGGCTGGGTTATTAAAATGCCGCCAGGAGTTCCGCCAACTGTAGTAAAATCTTTTGAAGCATTAATTCCAGGATTTATTGTTATTTTTATTTTCTTTGTTATTAGTTGGCTGTTTACATTAACGTCATTTGGTAGCCTGCAATTATTTATTTTCAAATTCTTACAGACACCATTATTGAGTTTAGGTAATACTTTAGGAGCAATGATTATTGCGTATCTATTCTTACATTTCTTCTGGTTCTTTGGTATCAATGGTTCCAGTGTTGTAGGTGCGGTTTTTAATCCAGTTTTGAGAGCGTTATCAGTAGAGAATTTAGATGCGTTTAAAAGTGGCGCACCCATTCCAAATATTATTACAGGACAATTTCAAGATATGTTTGCTACATTTGGAGGTGCGGGTTCAACGTTATCTCTAATTGTTGTCATGGTTTTTGTTTGTAAGAGTCAGCGGATCAAAAAACTGTCTCAACTTTCCTTGATTCCAGGTGTTTTCGGGATTAATGAACCGATTATTTTTGGCTTACCTATTGTGTTAAATCCAATATTATTAGTACCATTTGCTCTTGTTCCAACGATTAATATTATTGTTGCTTACTTTGCTATGTCATGGGGATGGGTACCATTTACGAATGGAATTCAATTGCCTTGGACAATGCCGATTCTAATTTCAGGGTTCTTAGTGAGTGGTTGGCAAGGTGCTGTTTTACAGGGATTATTGTTTGTTTTAGGAATGTTTATCTACTATCCATTTATTAAAGTACTAGACGATCAATATTTGATTGATGAGCAAAAATTATTAGCAGAAGAGGAAGATGACGACATTTCCTTTGATGATTTTGATTTTGATGAATTATAAGAGGTGGAAACAGAAATGATAAAAGTGATACTTGTATTAAATCATGTTCAGGCTGGTTTTGGTAGTGATGAGAATGCTAGATTAGCCCCTGGTGGCAAGAAAAAAACTATTGGACCAGGAATGACATTGGAGCCTTTGATTAAAGAATTAGGCGGAGAAATTGTGGCGACACTTTATTGTGGTGACCAGTATTTTCTAGAAAATCAGTTAGACGTTCAAAAAAAATTCATTGGATTTGCTAAGAAATTCGGAGCAGATGTCGTTTTGTGTGGTCCTGCGATGCACTATCCGAATTTTGGTGAAATGTGTGGTGGTTTAGCTAATGCTTTTAATGAAGCGAATATTCCAGCAATTGCAGCAATGTCCATTGAGAATCCAGCAACTGAGAAATATAAATCCGTATGTCCAATTGTAAAAATGCCAAAAAAAGGTGGGATTGGGCTAAATGAATCCTTTAAACAAATGACTCAATTAGCCATAGCTAAAGGTCAAGGAGTAGATACAACTCAATTAGAAAAGGACTTATGCTTTTAAATAAAAGAACGAAGGTGTAAGAAAATGAAGAATTATCAACAAATTAGTGAGGCTGTTTCAGATCACCAGAAGACTTTTTTAGCTGGTTTAAAAAAAGTGATGCAAGTTGCAAGTGTGAAGGGAGAATCCTTGGTAGATGCGCCGTTTGGTGTAGAACCTAAAAGGGTCTTAGAAGTTGCTTTGGCTTTAGCAGAAGAATTAGGGTTTGAAACTAAATTGGTTAATAATGCGATGGGATATGTACAATATGGTCCAAATAATTCAGAGTATATTGGGATTGTGGGACATTTGGACGTGGTTGAAGCTGGTGACGGCTGGAGTTATCCACCATTTGACTTAACTTTGGATGAACGTACTGGCAAAATATATGGACGTGGCATTTTGGACAATAAAGGGCCAGCAATAAGTACGCTTTATGGCTTGTGGGTATTAAAGGAACTAAAAATTCCATTAACAAAAACAGTAAGGATTATTTTTGGAACAGATGAAGAAAGTGGTTCAGCAGATATTCCGTTGTATTTAGCCAAAGAGCAACCGCCTATCTATGGATTTACCCCAGATTGTAAATATCCAGCAGTTTATGGTGAACGTGGCATGGTGGCTTTAACAATTAAAACAACATTACCAGCCCGTGAATTAGAGCAAATTCAACAATTAAAAGGAAACTTCACAAGAAGTTCTGTGCCAGATAATCTAAAAGTACAACTGGCTAGTGGCGAATATAGGGTGGTTAAAGGAATTCGCGCTCCAAGTAATGCTCCTGATATGGGAGAAAACGTTATTACAAAATTTGCTACTTTAGCTAGCTCACAGTCACTAATCACTGGAAAATTAAAAGATTATTTCACTTGGTTAAGTAATTCTTTAGATGGAAAGCATGATGGTAGTGGACTAGGAATTGACTTCTCTGATGAGGCCTCAGGAAAATTAATGCTAACTCCGTATGATTTTGAGCTTAAATCAGAAGAAATCTGGTTAACGCTATCAATACGATACCCAATTTCAGTAACTGAAGCAGACATTTTAGCTGAGTTGAACCAGCATCTTCCTCTGAATAGCGTGATTGATGTTAGTAGAAGGATGCCTTCAACAAGCTTTCCAAAGGATCACCTAATGTTAAAGATAATGCAAGAGGTTTATGAGGCTTGTACTGGATTAGATGGAACGCCAGTTACTACTACTGGTGCCACATATGCTCGAACAATGCCGAATATTATTGCTTTTGGACCTTCATTTCCTGGACAAAAAGGCATAGCCCATAATAAAGATGAGTACATGGATTTGACAGACTTAATGAAAAATATGCAAATCTATGCGTTAACGATTGCTGAATTAGCAAAATAAAAAAACTGCTCACTACATTTTATTTTAGATGTAGTGAGCAGTTTTTTGCTGGACTAGAAGCAAATTAGACTTTAGTTGGATTCTAAAGGTTACAGCCTATGATATTCTTTTAAATAGATTGAAAGAAGGAGCGAGATAAAAATGAAGAAAAATTTAACAAGCTTTCCTTTGAAAATAATAGCGATTGTGGCAATGACGCTAAATCATATAGGACAGGCATTTCACTTAGGAGATTACTCAGAAGTGTTATTTTTTGGTACAGAGTTTATTGGGAAATTAACTTTTCCAATTATGGCGTATTTATTAGTAGAGGGAGCATATTATACACGTAGTAAATGGAAATATGCAGGTCGATTAGCTATCTTTTGGTTGCTTTCGATTTATCCTTTTCACTTAATACATGCTTTTAATAGTGCATTTGGTCCAATAGAATTCGTTAATAATATCTTTTTTACACTTTTAATGGGCTTAATTTTAATCATCTTTTACGAGAAGACTACTAATAAATGGATACATATAGGGTTAGTTGTCCTATTTTCGCTCTTAACGATTATGTCTGACTGGAATTTAATTGGAGTAATCATTATTTTTGGATTTTATCGAATTAAAAATCCAATAGTAAAGAAACTTATTCCTCCTATATATGCAACCGTATTTTTATTTTCATTAATGTTGCTAATATTTATGATTTCTCCATCTTCCGTTCCAGCGTATATCGTAGTATCAGCCTTAGGTATTTTAATGGTGATACCATTATTATTGAAATACAATGGTAAACGAGGGTATTCCCCAACATGGTTAAAATGGGGATTTTATGCCTACTATCCGTTACATTTGCTGGCAATTTTTATAGTGAAGATTTTGTTCTTTTAAAGTGAATAAAGTTAAACCTACGCCAATTTCTATTTTCTAGAAATTGGCGTAGGTTTAGTTATTGAAATTGAGGTAGCCAGTAAGTGTTAAGAATTTTTGCCACAATAAGTGTCACTGCAATGAGACTAACAACAAGTATATGGAATTTTTTATGCATGACGATACTTGCGATAAATTCACGAATCATTGCATTTGGCCAGTAATAAAAAGCTGTTTTTGCACCAATACCTTGAGCTGATAACCCAGCTTTTTTAGCGTAAATCCCAGCACGAAACAAATGGAAATTATTTGTTGAGAAAATTGCTCGATATCCAGTTGGACTTAATTTATCCATAATTTCTTTAGAAAATTGCATATTCTGGAGAGTGTTAACTGAGCGATCTTCTACAAGTGTATCTTCAAACGGAATACCCTTTTCTTCAACCGCATATTTTTGCATAGCTACAGATTCGGCTAAATGTTCATCATCGCCACGGCCGCCAGAAAAAATTATTTTTGGTGGTTCTTGTTTCGCTTTTTGCTTTTCATAAAAGGCAATAGCATGATTGATTCGGTTTGCCAATAGCTTAGGAACTTTGTAGCCATCAATTAAGCCACTACCTAAAACAATAATGTAATCTTTATTCAGCTTTGGACGATAAAAGAGATAAATAAGCGAAGCCGTTAAGAAATTAACAAAAATAAAAGCAAAATAAATTATGACTAAATCAATAAAATGAACTAAAATTTGCAAGATTGCAGGAAGCTGACTATTAATATTTGTAAACGAAAAGATTAAGGTAAATAAAATAGCAATACCAGCAAATAATGTTAGTAAATTAGCAAATCGCTTGCCTTCACGCTGTATCATTAAGCGAGCATTGAAGAAAGCAGCAATCATTAGAATGAATAAGCCAAACAATAAAATAAATATAAAAGCTAGCAAAAGAAAAGCCGTTAAGGTCATTAAAATTGGATTTTGGCTATCAAAGGCTAGATAGGCTATTGAAATACAGCTTGAGAATAAAACCAAATTAAACAAGAAACCATTAATAATTTTACGTCGATCATGCCAATAGGAACTAACAAAAATAACAACTATAGCTAAATTTAGCCAGTAAAAAAACATATACCTACCTCCTAATAAATACGTCTGTCTATTTTATTATAACAAAAAAAGAAGAGCATAAATAAGGAAATGAATGAATTTATAAGAAAAAATAATAAATTAGAGAAATAGTGTGAAAAATCTGATAAAATAGATAAAAAGTAGATAGGGGATTAGGTATGAACATAAAACGATTTGGAACTAAGGTTGAAGATCAAGACTACAAAGTACGCATTGGCGTTTATGCTCTTATTTTTAATCAAGATAAAACGCAACTATTAGTTGTATCACCACCAAATGGTTCTTATTTGTTGCCTGGGGGCGAAATGGAAGGTTTGGAAACACAGGCTGAAACCTTACATCGTGAAGTTATGGAAGAGCTGGGGTTTATTGTTGAGATTGGTATGTATTTAGGCGAAGCTGAAGATTATTACTACTCAACTTTTAGAAAACAATATTATCATAATCCAGGATATTTTTATATGATCGATAGTTGGAAAGAAGAATGTCCACCATTAGAGGATTTCAACCGTCTAGAATGGATGAATACCGAAGTAGCAATTGAGCGATTAAAACGCGGTAGTCATAAATGGGCGATTCAACATTATCTAGAATTAAATAACTAATTAACAAAAAGAAGCTGGGACATAGGTTTTAAAATAGAGAAAACTGTAAGAAATCCATTTTTACAAATGTTGATTTCTTACAGTTTTTTTATTTGTATTTAACAGATTTTTATCCGAAATAGTAGTTTTGCCCACTAACTTTGTTTACTATAAAGTGGATAAAGTTAGATTTC is drawn from Carnobacterium gallinarum DSM 4847 and contains these coding sequences:
- a CDS encoding GrdB-related putative oxidoreductase gives rise to the protein MIKVILVLNHVQAGFGSDENARLAPGGKKKTIGPGMTLEPLIKELGGEIVATLYCGDQYFLENQLDVQKKFIGFAKKFGADVVLCGPAMHYPNFGEMCGGLANAFNEANIPAIAAMSIENPATEKYKSVCPIVKMPKKGGIGLNESFKQMTQLAIAKGQGVDTTQLEKDLCF
- a CDS encoding Sapep family Mn(2+)-dependent dipeptidase, translating into MKNYQQISEAVSDHQKTFLAGLKKVMQVASVKGESLVDAPFGVEPKRVLEVALALAEELGFETKLVNNAMGYVQYGPNNSEYIGIVGHLDVVEAGDGWSYPPFDLTLDERTGKIYGRGILDNKGPAISTLYGLWVLKELKIPLTKTVRIIFGTDEESGSADIPLYLAKEQPPIYGFTPDCKYPAVYGERGMVALTIKTTLPARELEQIQQLKGNFTRSSVPDNLKVQLASGEYRVVKGIRAPSNAPDMGENVITKFATLASSQSLITGKLKDYFTWLSNSLDGKHDGSGLGIDFSDEASGKLMLTPYDFELKSEEIWLTLSIRYPISVTEADILAELNQHLPLNSVIDVSRRMPSTSFPKDHLMLKIMQEVYEACTGLDGTPVTTTGATYARTMPNIIAFGPSFPGQKGIAHNKDEYMDLTDLMKNMQIYALTIAELAK
- a CDS encoding TraX family protein yields the protein MKKNLTSFPLKIIAIVAMTLNHIGQAFHLGDYSEVLFFGTEFIGKLTFPIMAYLLVEGAYYTRSKWKYAGRLAIFWLLSIYPFHLIHAFNSAFGPIEFVNNIFFTLLMGLILIIFYEKTTNKWIHIGLVVLFSLLTIMSDWNLIGVIIIFGFYRIKNPIVKKLIPPIYATVFLFSLMLLIFMISPSSVPAYIVVSALGILMVIPLLLKYNGKRGYSPTWLKWGFYAYYPLHLLAIFIVKILFF
- a CDS encoding YdcF family protein, with amino-acid sequence MFFYWLNLAIVVIFVSSYWHDRRKIINGFLFNLVLFSSCISIAYLAFDSQNPILMTLTAFLLLAFIFILLFGLFILMIAAFFNARLMIQREGKRFANLLTLFAGIAILFTLIFSFTNINSQLPAILQILVHFIDLVIIYFAFIFVNFLTASLIYLFYRPKLNKDYIIVLGSGLIDGYKVPKLLANRINHAIAFYEKQKAKQEPPKIIFSGGRGDDEHLAESVAMQKYAVEEKGIPFEDTLVEDRSVNTLQNMQFSKEIMDKLSPTGYRAIFSTNNFHLFRAGIYAKKAGLSAQGIGAKTAFYYWPNAMIREFIASIVMHKKFHILVVSLIAVTLIVAKILNTYWLPQFQ
- a CDS encoding NUDIX hydrolase, with translation MNIKRFGTKVEDQDYKVRIGVYALIFNQDKTQLLVVSPPNGSYLLPGGEMEGLETQAETLHREVMEELGFIVEIGMYLGEAEDYYYSTFRKQYYHNPGYFYMIDSWKEECPPLEDFNRLEWMNTEVAIERLKRGSHKWAIQHYLELNN